The Thermoanaerobaculia bacterium genome includes a window with the following:
- a CDS encoding DUF2892 domain-containing protein has translation MKTNVGGIDRAVRILIGVTILTLGFVLKTWLGLIGLVPLMTGLISWCPAYMPLGLSTRSKKRSNPNGW, from the coding sequence ATGAAAACGAACGTAGGCGGAATCGATCGCGCTGTGCGCATTCTTATCGGAGTAACCATACTGACTCTCGGGTTTGTTCTGAAAACCTGGCTTGGACTTATCGGGCTCGTTCCACTGATGACCGGTCTCATTTCCTGGTGTCCGGCCTATATGCCCCTGGGACTATCTACCCGTTCAAAGAAACGATCTAATCCTAACGGATGGTAA